A genomic stretch from Podospora pseudoanserina strain CBS 124.78 chromosome 3, whole genome shotgun sequence includes:
- a CDS encoding hypothetical protein (COG:H; EggNog:ENOG503NUBC; CAZy:GT1): protein MPVCASNRAVCAQRGHLLCRCNAVGYTADPRASSVHVTTQFEAFVSATDRVGCKIATSSNPEGLSWRLSLVAFFRSLLLEVDPLPAQDVYLGICRDNPMDINPLCCRLRVQSTSSHLAIHSLLSTQTRYILLDQTTKMGDARDLTSPSGHPPLTSPEKPVLLFMTLNASGHTAGAAQIAKHLHFNRGYKDIYFITGPRFQTLIESTGAKYIKNPFEYDVPKVQEGSTEGEAFFEGMKAVFGESIVPSYHVLRKTLEDIRVAHPEPRKILFVHEALSQGLLPYQYGCPLPKGYTSLPKTINWHTSIYTSSDPDFPPFGLGLKYDPTPENKAVWKTMHAGGKTMWKPLIEHYDQKLQELGSTKRFTDLPLDVAMTGGDVTVMATTASLEYPNVTKDPKKFRLVGGLPVRALDKNLVYPPWWEELTLNSALSDSDPAKKKVVFVTQGTIHRAYHELMIPVIQAMADREDVLVVATLGEKGEPNPLPEEETPRNVRMVDYFPYEAILPHTDVFVSNAGYGGFMHGIMNGVPMVLAGLIADKGDVCQRAARAGVAVNLGVSNPSVEQVKEGIDTVLGDEKYRQRVKEIEEENVKADSLGQIESIIEELLSHE from the coding sequence ATGCCCGTGTGCGCATCCAACAGGGCTGTATGTGCCCAGCGTGGTCACCTCCTTTGTCGTTGCAATGCTGTGGGATATACCGCTGATCCCAGAGCGAGCTCGGTCCACGTTACAACACAATTTGAAGCGTTTGTCAGCGCAACGGATCGTGTTGGTTGCAAGATTGCAACGTCGAGCAACCCGGAGGGTCTTTCCTGGCGGCTCTCATTGGTAGCCTTTTTCCGATCACTGTTGTTGGAAGTTGATCCCCTGCCTGCTCAGGATGTATATCTGGGGATATGTAGAGATAACCCAATGGATATAAATCCTCTTTGCTGTCGCCTCCGGGTTCAATCCACTTCTTCCCACCTCGCCATTCACTCCCTGCTCTCAACTCAAACACGCTACATCTTGCTTGATcaaaccaccaaaatggGAGACGCCCGAGATCTCACCAGCCCCAGCggccacccccctctcacctCCCCTGAGAAGCCCGTCCTTCTCTTCATGACCCTAAACGCCTCAGGCCATACCGCCGGCGCGGCCCAGATAGCAAAGCACCTCCACTTTAACCGTGGCTACAAAGACATCTACTTCATCACCGGGCCCCGCTTCCAAACCCTCATCGAGAGTACCGGCGCAAAATACATCAAAAACCCCTTCGAGTACGACGTCCCCAAAGTCCAAGAAGGCTCCACCGAAGGCGAGGCCTTTTTCGAAGGAATGAAAGCCGTGTTTGGGGAGTCCATCGTCCCGTCGTATCACGTTCTGAGGAAGACACTCGAGGACATCCGCGTCGCTCATCCTGAGCCACGGAAGATTCTGTTCGTCCACGAGGCGTTGTCTCAGGGTTTGCTGCCGTATCAATACGGCTGCCCCTTACCCAAGGGttacacctccctccccaagaCCATAAACTGGCACACGAGCATCTACACCAGCTCCGACCCCGATTTTCCTCCCTTTGGTCTTGGTCTGAAGTACGACCCCACCCCTGAAAACAAGGCAGTCTGGAAGACCATGCACGCAGGAGGCAAGACAATGTGGAAGCCACTGATTGAGCACTACGATCAAAAACTCCAAGAGCTGGGGTCCACCAAAAGGTTCACCGACCTGCCGCTTGATGTGGCCATGACCGGCGGGGACGTCACCGTcatggccaccaccgcctcgcTCGAATACCCAAACGTGACCAAGGACCCCAAAAAATTCCGTCTTGTCGGTGGGCTGCCCGTCAGGGCGCTGGACAAGAACCTCGTATACCCCCCTTGGTGGGAGGAACTCACGCTCAACAGCGCCCTTTCCGACTCCGACCCGGCAAAGAAAAAGGTCGTCTTCGTTACCCAGGGTACCATCCACCGCGCCTACCACGAGCTGATGATCCCGGTCATTCAGGCAATGGCTGACAGGGAGGATGTCTTGGTGGTTGCTACCctgggagaaaagggggagcCGAATCCCCTACCAGAAGAGGAAACACCCAGGAATGTCAGAATGGTAGATTACTTCCCTTATGAGGCCATCCTTCCCCATACAGATGTCTTTGTCTCCAACGCTGGTTACGGCGGGTTCATGCACGGAATCATGAACGGGGTGCCGATGGTGCTGGCGGGGTTGATCGCCGACAAGGGGGACGTTTGCCagcgggcggcgagggcgggggtggcggtTAATTTGGGGGTGTCCAACCCGTCGGTGGAGCAAGTCAAGGAGGGTATTGACACGGTGTTGGGGGATGAAAAGTATAGACAGAGAGTGAAGGAGATTGAAGAGGAGAACGTCAAGGCGGATTCCCTGGGGCAGATTGAAAGTATTATTGAGGAGCTGCTGAGCCACGAGTAA